TGAGATTAACAAACAGCGAGTTATCGATTCAATGAAGACTGAAATGGCGAAAATAAAAGAAGAGCAGAAAGTTGAATCTCAAAAAGTAGTCGTAGTACAGCAGCCTGCAAATGGAAATAGTACTGCAACAACTACTACAACAACGACAAAAAAGAAAGGCTGGAGTGCAACAGCTAAAGGAGCCGTAATTGGTGCCGGAGTAGGTGCTGCAACTGGAGCAATTGTCAGTAAAAGAAAAGGTGAAGGTGCTGTAATTGGCGGTTTGGCCGGAGCGGCATTAGGAACCGGAACAGGAGCTGTTATCGACAGTAAAAAGAAAAAAGAATAGATTTGAAATTCTATAAATAAAAAGAACGCCGGTTTAAATTTTAAACCGGCGTTTTGTTTTATACTAATTCCAGTGTTGGAATCTGAATTGCATTTAACTCTGCTTTGTAAAAATTGAATTGTTTTTTAATTCTTTCAGCTTCATTCTTAAAATAAAAACTAGAAGAGAACAGATTTTGATAATATTCAATTCCTTCTAAAATATTAGCTTTAAAAGAATTCCATTTTTTAAGCTGATTCGCAGTAACTTCACCAGAGATGGTTTCGATTTCATTTCTGAAATAATCGACATACATTTTCAATTCCTTTACAAATAGATTTGGACGATCATTAGTTCTTAAAACCGATTTTCCATGATAAATATGCTGAATCATATCTTTTAATGAAACTTCCTGATCAAAATAAGCCAAATTTGGTCCCGGGCAAATTACAACGCCTTGTGCCTGGCCTTTTATTTTGATATCGTTTTCCAGATAAGAAGCATTTGCAAGACCAACGCATAAACAAGATTTCTCAGTGATTTTGATTTTGGTCTTTTCAAATTCTTCCGCAGATATAGAATCTTT
This portion of the Flavobacterium gelatinilyticum genome encodes:
- a CDS encoding YMGG-like glycine zipper-containing protein, which encodes MKGLYVLLAAILLTSCQNQSKEDINKAKQASIDSMKVEINKQRVIDSMKTEMAKIKEEQKVESQKVVVVQQPANGNSTATTTTTTTKKKGWSATAKGAVIGAGVGAATGAIVSKRKGEGAVIGGLAGAALGTGTGAVIDSKKKKE